One segment of Sesamum indicum cultivar Zhongzhi No. 13 linkage group LG4, S_indicum_v1.0, whole genome shotgun sequence DNA contains the following:
- the LOC105160121 gene encoding probable RNA-dependent RNA polymerase 1, producing the protein MGKTIQVYGFPYLIAADVVKNFLEQQTGQGTIVALEVKPSKKGPRAYAKVQFTHSRYAEMIQNLASTRLYYGTSYLRVWESDSDIVHNPRTYVHEMEQVTLNFGCQTSREKFSVLWKVASVSVKFGTGMKKMHFLLCHNSVEYKLQLSYENIWQIVLYHPHGQTAKLLLIQLFGAPRIYKKVSESIYSYFSETQDDQWIRTTDFTPSCIGQASGLCLELPYGMRLPNFQDHFVYYSKSENPFHLERGAPFSHNLDLVPILHPPRGFELPYRILFKVCSLVQTGCLPGPKLDARFFQLVNPQRINTKYVEHALEKLYYLKECCYDPTTWLMEQYEKYRTAKEQPTSPVISLGDGLVYVHRVQVTPTKVYFSGPEVNVSNRVLRHYSDYIDNFLRVSFVDEEWDKMYSTDLSPRVASADENGKTKLYERILKTLREGIRIGNKNFEFLAFSSSQLRDNSLWMFAPTNNLNAHYIRQWMGDFRSIRNVAKYAARLGQSFGSSTETLSVGQHEIERIPDIEAVRGGTKYIFSDGIGKISAEFARRVAVRCGVKNSTPSAFQIRYGGYKGVVAVDPTSSVKLSLRSSMLKYQSENTKLDVLAWSKYQPCFLNRQIITLLSTLGVKDHAFERKQREAVAQLDDILVDPLRAQEALDLMAPGENTNILKEMLKCGYKPDGEPFLSMMLQTFRASKLLDLRLKARIFVPQGRQMMGCLDETGTLEYGEVFVQFSGALRRQFNEESIMFNDYMSEYNYIVKGKVVVAKNPCLHPGDVRVLKAVDVEALHHMVDCVVFPKKGMRPHPNECSGSDLDGDIYFVCWDPDLIPPRQVSPMDYDPAPTTGLDHDVTIEEVEEYFTNYIVNDSLGIISNAHTVFADKEESMALSESCLELARLFSIAVDFPKTGVPAEIPSHLRVKEYPDFMDKPDKTAYESKRVIGKLYREVKDIAPHTTSSKSFTKEVARRSYDPDMEVDGFKDYIDEAFDYKTEYDYKLGNLMEYYGIKTEAEILSGGIMKTSKTFDRRKDAEAIGVAVRSLRNEARSWFKKGSESDDPYAKASAWYHVTYHPDFWGSYNEGLKRDHYISFPWCVYDKLIKIKEDNSRRAPGISSLEWQLGNRLRFI; encoded by the exons ATGGGAAAGACAATTCAGGTGTATGGCTTCCCATATCTTATTGCTGCTGATGTGGTTAAAAACTTCTTGGAGCAGCAAACAGGCCAAGGGACTATAGTTGCTTTGGAAGTGAAACCATCAAAAAAAGGTCCAAGGGCATATGCCAAAGTCCAATTTACACACAGCAGGTATGCGGAGATGATTCAGAATTTGGCAAGTACACGCTTGTACTATGGTACTTCTTATTTGAGGGTCTGGGAATCCGACAGTGACATTGTACACAATCCTAGAACATACGTGCATGAAATGGAGCAAGTAACTTTGAATTTTGGATGCCAGACATCAAGAGAGAAATTTTCAGTCCTCTGGAAAGTGGCAAGTGTTTCGGTTAAATTTGGAACTGGGATGAAGAAAATGCACTTCCTTTTGTGTCATAATTCAGTTGAGTACAAGCTTCAGCTCTCCTATGAAAATATATGGCAGATTGTGCTATACCATCCACATGGTCAAACTGCAAAGCTTCTTCTCATACAG TTATTTGGTGCGCCTCGGATCTACAAGAAGGTCAGTGAGTctatttatagttattttaGCGAAACTCAAGATGATCAGTGGATCAGGACAACTGACTTCACTCCATCTTGTATTGGACAAGCTTCTGGTTTGTGCCTTGAGCTTCCTTATGGCATGAGACTTCCAAATTTCCAGGACCATTTTGTTTATTACAGTAAAAGCGAAAATCCATTCCATTTGGAGAGAGGTGCCCCCTTTTCTCATAACCTGGATCTAGTTCCAATTCTACATCCTCCCCGAGGATTCGAATTGCCTTACAGAATACTATTTAAGGTTTGCAGTTTAGTACAGACAGGATGTCTCCCGGGGCCCAAGCTAGACGCTAGATTCTTTCAGTTGGTCAATCCACAGAGAATCAATACTAAATATGTAGAACACGCTCTAGAGAAACTCTACTATTTGAAAGAGTGCTGCTATGATCCAACGACATGGCTTATGGAGCAGTATGAGAAATACCGCACAGCAAAAGAGCAACCAACATCACCTGTTATTTCTTTAGGTGATGGTCTGGTATATGTGCACAGGGTTCAAGTAACTCCAACCAAAGTGTATTTCTCTGGTCCAGAAGTAAATGTCTCAAACCGTGTCTTACGCCACTATAGCGATTacattgataattttcttcGTGTTTCATTTGTGGATGAGGAGTGGGATAAAATGTATTCAACTGATTTATCTCCAAGGGTAGCTTCTGCTGATGAAAACGGAAAAACAAAGCTTTATGAGAGGATACTTAAAACCCTTAGGGAAGGAATTAGAATTGGAAacaagaattttgaatttcttgctTTCTCCTCAAGCCAATTACGGGATAACTCTCTCTGGATGTTTGCTCCAACCAATAACCTTAATGCTCATTATATTAGACAGTGGATGGGTGACTTCCGTTCCATAAGAAATGTGGCGAAGTATGCTGCCAGACTTGGTCAATCCTTTGGTTCATCCACAGAAACTCTAAGTGTTGGTCAACATGAGATTGAAAGAATCCCTGATATTGAGGCTGTAAGAGGTGGAACCAAGTATATCTTTTCTGATGGAATCGGGAAGATATCAGCAGAATTTGCTCGGAGAGTTGCTGTAAGGTGTGGAGTTAAGAATTCTACTCCATCTGCCTTTCAGATCAGGTATGGTGGCTATAAAGGAGTTGTGGCTGTTGATCCCACTTCATCAGTGAAGTTGTCATTGAGATCAAGCATGTTGAAGTATCAGTcagaaaatacaaaacttGATGTTCTGGCATGGAGCAAATATCAACCGTGTTTCTTGAATCGCCAAATTATCACACTTCTATCTACTCTTGGTGTCAAGGATCATGCTTTCGAGAGGAAGCAAAGAGAAGCAGTAGCTCAGCTGGACGATATTTTGGTTGATCCATTGAGAGCCCAGGAAGCTCTGGATTTGATGGCTCCGGGAGAAAATACTAACATTCTCAAGGAAATGTTAAAATGTGGCTATAAGCCCGATGGTGAACCATTTCTTTCAATGATGCTCCAAACTTTTCGCGCATCAAAGTTACTGGATTTACGGCTGAAAGCTAGAATATTTGTCCCACAAGGTCGGCAAATGATGGGTTGCCTAGATGAAACTGGCACTCTGGAATATGGAGAGGTGTTCGTGCAATTTTCTGGAGCTTTAAGGAGACAGTTCAATGAGGAGTCCATTATGTTCAATGACTATATGTCAgaatataattacattgtcAAAGGGAAGGTGGTTGTGGCTAAAAACCCATGCCTGCACCCTGGTGACGTCCGTGTTTTGAAAGCCGTTGATGTGGAAGCACTGCATCACATGGTGGACTGTGTTGTTTTCCCCAAGAAAGGAATGAG ACCCCATCCAAATGAATGTTCTGGGAGTGATTTAGATGGGgacatatattttgtttgttgggACCCTGACTTGATTCCACCAAGACAAGTCTCACCAATGGATTACGATCCCGCACCAACCACTGGTCTGGATCACGACGTGACAATTGAG GAAGTTGAGGAATACTTCACCAATTACATTGTTAACGACAGTTTAGGAATCATTTCAAATGCTCACACTGTCTTTGCTGACAAGGAAGAATCCATGGCGTTAAGTGAGTCCTGTTTGGAACTCGCTAGGTTGTTCTCAATCGCTGTCGACTTTCCAAAAACTGGCGTCCCTGCAGAAATCCCATCTCATTTACGTGTAAAAGAGTACCCTGATTTCATGGACAAGCCCGACAAGACGGCCTATGAGTCCAAGCGTGTGATTGGGAAGCTTTATAGGGAGGTGAAAGATATAGCTCCACATACAACCTCTTCCAAGTCCTTCACGAAAGAAGTGGCGAGGAGATCATACGACCCTGATATGGAAGTTGATGGATTCAAAGATTACATTGACGAAGCCTTTGATTACAAAACTGAGTACGATTACAAGCTGGGTAATCTGATGGAGTATTATGGCATAAAAACTGAGGCTGAAATATTGAGCGGTGGTATCATGAAGACATCAAAAACTTTTGATCGAAGGAAAGATGCAGAAGCCATTGGTGTGGCAGTGAGGTCGTTGAGGAATGAAGCTAGATCCTGGTTCAAGAAAGGAAGTGAATCAGATGACCCTTACGCAAAGGCATCGGCTTGGTATCATGTGACATATCATCCTGATTTCTGGGGTTCCTACAATGAGGGGCTCAAGAGGGATCACTATATTAGTTTCCCCTGGTGCGTGTACGACAAACTGATCAAGATCAAGGAGGACAACTCGAGAAGGGCACCCGGCATATCATCACTTGAATGGCAGTTGGGAAATCGCCTACGTTTCATATGA
- the LOC105160119 gene encoding uncharacterized protein LOC105160119: MRTSVVGRIYRHCSFKYRGLKEISFSSTPFSYIHDPPLPTSQKPGLLYDILVSFRRCISLEPTCYFASFAPVRRFHATSSFSEDTRQDSVDALDDSNGEVEPIDSWEEEDEAEPEVGDGSDGGGVVLQNCPWGERALSIAQDVLLEFGEEMKLFAFKTSPRGYIYVRLDKLSNEYGCPSMEEIESFSRQYKKKLDEIGARGEIPDDLALEVSSPGADRLLRVPDDLLRFRDMPMVVSYLQDSDSRCTEKNGVYFLDTIETESRCCVWKLADVRENRDPSAKGRPLSRKQKDCRLKLPYDMIKWVTLYISY, translated from the exons ATGAGAACTTCAGTTGTTGGTAGGATTTACCGTCACTGCAGCTTCAAGTACAGAGGTTTGAAGGAAATTAGCTTTTCTTCAACGCCTTTTTCTTATATTCATGACCCTCCACTTCCAACGTCCCAAAAACCAGGCCTCCTTTATGACATTCTTGTCAGCTTCAGAAGATGTATTTCTCTGGAGCCCACATGTTATTTTGCTTCATTCGCCCCTGTTCGCCGCTTCCATGCTACTTCTTCTTTCAGTGAGGACACCCGTCAAGACTCGGTTGATG CTTTAGATGATTCTAATGGAGAGGTGGAACCAATTGATTCATgggaagaagaggatgaagcTGAGCCTGAG GTTGGTGATGGAAGTGATGGCGGTGGAGTTGTTCTACAAAATTGCCCTTGGGGCGAAAGAGCACTATCCATAGCCCAAGACGTACTGCTGGAGTTTGGTGAAGAAATGAAGCTCTTTGCATTCAAAACTTCTCCTCGAGGGTACATTTATGTGAGGCTAGATAAACTTTCAAATGA ATACGGGTGTCCCAGCATGGAGGAGATCGAATCTTTCAGTCGCcaatataagaaaaagttGGATGAAATTGGTGCAAGAGGGGAAATACCTGATGATTTAGCTCTTGAA GTATCGAGCCCTGGTGCCGACCGGCTACTGAGAGTACCTGATGACCTGTTGAGGTTCAGGGACATGCCAATGGTAGTCAGCTACTTGCAAGATTCTGATAGTAGATGCACAGAAAAGAACGGAGTCTACTTTCTGGACACCATTGAAACAGAATCAAGATGCTGTGTCTGGAAGTTGGCAGATGTGAGGGAGAACAGAGATCCTTCAGCTAAGGGGAGGCCATTGAGCCGCAAACAGAAAGACTGCCGACTAAAACTACCATATGATATGATTAAATGGGTAACACTTTATATTAGCTACTAG
- the LOC105160122 gene encoding serine/threonine-protein kinase STE20: MELSPRSRRARKPPKNSDLYSTFVVHDKDGGPSRESRPDPESSDIYATMVYKDGVDEDEEESLPPLLKRLPKDFGGGGDDGADFDDDGTGTASISGTMIVKTDRRRSNYSEKNAGVSSSYTKPRSTAGSQFWERRSPRSKIGNEEEEEYAGDFSTFVVREKEYDDDEEDEDEEEEGMGTMVRRGGGGGGGGTMRRAVESMQKVGEVGQGRKKKSSGAGGGSGGGDGSGGITQLRQQGSGKVSSSSIPECMTREDPSTKYELLHELGKGSYGAVYKARDMRTSELVAVKVISLSEGEEGYEEIRGEIEMLQQCSHPNVVRYLGSYQGEEFLWIVMEYCGGGSVADLMNVTDEPLEEYQIAYICREALKGLSYLHSIFKVHRDIKGGNILLTEQGEVKLGDFGVAAQLTRTMSKRNTFIGTPHWMAPEVIQESRYDGKVDVWALGVSAIEMAEGVPPRATVHPMRVLFMISIEPAPMLEDKEKWSLVFHDFVAKCLTKDPRLRPTAAEMLKHKFIEKCRSGASTMLPKIEKAKQMRASMASHTQDIAPDATLPREGPLGGPISNEAIVSTVPSRPQDGVLPVLTQENQVPPDGVQTAIEGDFGTVIVHDKVEIGRTATPTSTRAEESFSATRRLGSISVSRIGDKALDSWLDSPASARTVAAGLPSPHPNLHGISTPQGPSLTDASVTSETVSKKALDKLWSIYSAGNTVPIPFLRATDISPIALLSDNVLGGWQQDNGGNIAVEAMQELFSGDAQPKKGRSRQNEVPLPPSVCQRLSSSPTLMNLAQALAYHKMCYEEMPLQEMQAAQEQQTIQNLSDTLRTILRL, from the exons ATGGAGTTGTCGCCGAGGTCCCGGCGAGCGCGGAAGCCCCCCAAGAATTCGGATTTGTATTCCACATTCGTGGTTCACGACAAGGATGGTGGGCCGTCCAGAGAAtcccgacccgacccggaATCCTCGGACATATACGCCACAATGGTGTACAAGGACGGCGTCGATGAAGACGAGGAGGAATCCCTCCCTCCTTTATTGAAGCGCCTCCCCAAGGACTTCGGCGGCGGAGGAGACGACGGCGCGGACTTTGACGACGATGGCACCGGCACTGCGTCTATCTCCGGAACAATGATTGTAAAAACCGATCGGAGGAGATCAAATTACTCGGAGAAGAATGCCGGTGTGTCTTCTTCGTATACCAAGCCGCGGAGTACGGCTGGGAGTCAGTTTTGGGAGAGGAGAAGCCCTAGGAGCAAAATTGGgaatgaggaggaggaggagtatGCGGGAGACTTTTCGACGTTTGTTGTGAGGGAGAAAGAATATGATGACGACGAGgaggatgaggatgaggaggaggaggggaTGGGGACGATGGTGAGgagaggtggtggtggtggaggagggGGGACGATGAGGAGGGCGGTGGAGAGTATGCAGAAGGTGGGTGAAGTTGGGCaagggaggaagaagaaaagcaGTGGTGCTGGTG GTGGGAGTGGCGGTGGCGACGGGAGCGGTGGAATCACGCAATTGAGGCAGCAGGGTAGTGGGAAAGTGTCTTCCAGCTCTATACCTGAGTGTATGACCAGAGAGGATCCTTCTACCAAGTATGAGTTGCTCCATGAGCTCG GGAAGGGTTCATATGGGGCAGTCTACAAAGCTCGAGATATGAGGACTTCAGAATTAGTTGCGGTCAAAGTAATATCATTATCTGAAGGG GAGGAAGGTTATGAAGAAATTCGTGGTGAAATTGAGATGTTGCAGCAGTGCAGTCATCCTAATGTTGTTCGCTATCTTGGTAGTTACCAAGGAGAAGAATTTTTATGG ATAGTGATGGAGTACTGTGGAGGTGGAAGTGTTGCGGACTTGATGAATGTTACTGACGAGCCTCTTGAGGAGTATCAAATAGCATATATTTGTAGAGAAGCGTTGAAG GGTCTTTCCTACTTGCATTCAATTTTCAAGGTACATAGAGATATTAAAGGTGGTAATATCTTGCTGACTGAGCAAGGAGAGGTCAAGTTGG GTGATTTTGGGGTGGCTGCACAGTTGACAAGAACAATGTCCAAGCGTAACACG TTTATCGGTACACCACATTGGATGGCTCCTGAAGTTATTCAAGAAAGCCGTTATGATGGAAAG GTAGATGTGTGGGCTCTTGGGGTGTCTGCAATTGAAATGGCTGAG GGAGTTCCTCCAAGAGCAACTGTTCATCCAATGAGA GTACTGTTTATGATTTCCATTGAACCTGCTCCAATGCTTGAGGATAAAGAGAAATG GTCTCTTGTGTTCCATGACTTTGTTGCTAAATGCCTGACAAAGGACCCACGGCTTCGGCCTACAGCAGCCGAAATGctaaag cacaaattcattgaaaaaTGTAGAAGTGGAGCGTCAACAATGCTTCCCAAGATCGAGAAGGCAAAGCAAATGAGGGCATCAATGGCTTCTCATACACAGGACATTGCACCGGATGCGACACTGCCAAGAGAAGGG CCGCTGGGAGGTCCAATATCAAATGAAGCCATCGTCAGTACTGTTCCATCTAGACCACAGGATGGTGTACTTCCTGTTCTCACACAGGAGAATCAGGTTCCACCTGATGGAGTACAAACTGCCATAGAAG GTGATTTTGGAACTGTAATAGTTCATGATAAAGTTGAGATTGGTAGAACAGCTACTCCAACATCTACAAGAGCTGAAGAATCCTTTTCTGCTACTAGACGTCTTGGAAGTATTTCTGTCAGTAGGATTGGTGATAAGGCTTTAGACTCTTG GCTGGATAGTCCTGCCAGTGCAAGAACCGTGGCTGCAGGATTGCCTTCACCCCATCCAAACCTCCATGGAATTAGTACTCCCCAAGGTCCTAGCTTGACCGATGCTTCAGTTACTAGTGAGACTGTCAGTAAGAAAGCACTAGACAAG CTCTGGTCCATATACAGCGCTGGTAATACAGTGCCAATTCCATTCTTAAGGGCAACTGACATATCCCCCATTGCACTTTTGTCCGATAATGTGCTTGGTGGATGGCAGCAGGATAATGGTGGAAACATAGCTGTAGAAGCAATGCAGGAGCTCTTTTCTGGTGATGCTCAGCCCAAAAAGGGTAGAAGCAGACAGAATGAG GTACCCCTTCCGCCCAGCGTATGTCAGAGGCTTAGTTCAAGTCCAACTCTAATGAATCTTGCTCAGGCATTAGCGTACCACAAAAT GTGTTATGAAGAGATGCCACTTCAGGAAATGCAAGCAGCACAGGAGCAACAAACCATTCAAAACCTTTCCGACACCCTTCGAACTATTCTGCGGTTGTAa